The sequence below is a genomic window from Dyadobacter chenwenxiniae.
GCGCGGGTCCAGTTGTCGGTCAATGTGCCTGGCGAATGTGCTCGGCTGGCCTGATAATACGTAAACTTTCCGGTTGCCGGATCTAACTTGTTAAGCCCCTGAGCCGTGGCAATCCAGATATTTCCCGTTCGACTCACTAATATGTCGAGTATTAGAAAGTGGCTTAATGTACGGTTTGGGGGCAGCGTTGCTTCACTTTTTGGTTGCAATACATCACGGGTATAATATTTCCATTGTCCTGTCAACGGGTCCAGGCGACCAACTGCTCCTTTCAGACCAACCGATCCACCGATCCAAAGTTTGCCGTCCTTGTCTTCATCCATGCACATGGCAGGAACCTGCGTGGCGTAGCGGGTGAATGTGCCGCTTGCCCGATCGAGTCGGTGCAACGCTTCCTTGGTGCTGACCCACACCTGGCCGGCATGGTCTTCGAAAAGTGTTGAAACACCTTCACTTGACAAACTTTTAGAGTCTTTTGGGTTTGCCCTAATATGTTCCAGCTGTCCCGTTGCGGCCTCCCAGCGATAAAGCCCCTTTTGAAGGCTTCCCAGCCAAATTGCCCCGGTGTGATCTTGCAACACTGCCTGAAAATTATATTCTGACAACCTGATCGGAGTGGGCGGAAGGTAGGCGGGATATGTATGGAATGCTTTGGGTTTTGCCGGAAGTTGGTCAATCCCATTGTCAGTGCCAATCCAGACCATGCCAGTCCGGTCCCGGAAAACAGCCCGCACATCATTGCTGCTCAAACTTCCAGGCTGCTTAGGGTCGGATTGATGGGTAACCAGCTCATTTGTTTTAGGGTTGATCTGTTGCAGACCTTCGGGCGAAGATAGCCAAACCGTCCCGGCGCTGTCTTCAAAGATTCCACTTTCATAAATCGTTTGGTAGACCAGTCCCTTAGGATTATAAGCGATAGGCGTAAGCGTATCACCGGTAACTTTCACCCGAAAAAGCCCGTTGCCTTCTGTTCCTATCCAGAGTTCACCGGATCTGTCCAGCATAAATGCATAGGGGCTCACGGGCTTATCGGCCTGATATGGCAATGCAAATTGTCGCCCGCTGGCAGCTCTTCGCCATACATTCGGATTATGGGTAAGTTTAGGCAGCTGAATGTGGATGGGGGTAAAAACGCCAGTTGGCCTGTTAAACCAAAATAGCTTTCCCCTAGACTTGACTTCAACAAGCAGATTCCCGCGGGCATCCTGACCGATAATGTGGTTGACGCGTTCCATTGGATACTGTTTGAAACTTTTTGTTTCAGGATCAAATCGCAGCAGTCCTAACGGAGTGCCGAGCCATAAAATGCCCTGCTGGTCTTCGAATAGGTTGAAAATGACGTTCCAGTAATAGGAGAGTCCCGGAAGCTGATTGTATGCGGTTACTTTTCCGGTACGCTTGTCCACCTGGTGCAGCCCGCCACCCATCGTTGCCACCCAGATGCGGCCCTTCCGGTCTTCGTGAACATCGGTAACAATGGTATGTTGTAATGTGCTGTTACCGGCATTGGGGTCAAAATGGAAAGCGGTGAACTGATAGCCATCAAATTTATTAAGGCCGTCGGCCGTGCCAAACCACATAAAGCCTTGCTGATCCTGACAAATTGCGCTGATCAAGTTGTTAGAAAGCCCCTCCCGGGTAGACAGGTGCTCAAAGTGAAAGGGATGCTGCTGAGCCAAAATCCTGCCCGAGGATGACAACAGTAAAACTACGAACCATAAACGTTTTAATTTTTTCATGGGTAGCCAAAGTCTAATGCTTTTAACAATCTCGTAGTTATGAATAACCTGATTATCAATGTTCAACAAGGTAATTAATTTCCTGGAAGCCACAGGCATGGTTCTGATCCCAATCCATATTACTCATGATGCAACGCATTAAGCAAGAAGCAATTAGCCTTTGATTTTAATAATTTAGAAAAACGAAATATGCGTTTAATTTTAGGTAGTACAGATCCGCGAACCCGACTTTACGTTTCAGTGATTTATACATCAAGTGCAGTGATCTGGAAGAAGAAGTTGCAACCAACTGGTTTTTTCAGATCACTGAGCACTATAGTGGATATATCGCAATATCATCACAAGCATGTTTTCGTTACCTTAAAACCCATATCATTGATCAGACGCTGGTCTTGTCGTTGCTCTTTTTACTCAAAGAAAGCTCGTTCTGGAACCTAGGAGGCGAATCGGTTTGTATTCAGGTTTTCTGGGAGGGTTACCGTCTTGCTCTCAAAATGGAATAGTCAAGATTTTATTTTGCGCTCCGATATAGTATATTTCCCCCATGCAAATAACCAATGATATTATTTTTGAATACCTGAGCGAGGGAGTGGTTGTACTGGATATGTCTGGAAAAATCGTCTCCTGTAACCCTGCCGCCTGCGATATCACGGGCTACAGGGAAGGGGACCTGATGGGAAAGCCATTTCACGCATTAGGAAACGGGGAGGGGGATTTGTTCCAGTATCAATATGAGCGCGATCAGGCTTTACAGCATAAAAAATTGGTGGTTGAAAGCTGGAAGGTTCACCAGAATGGCACTCGTTTCTGGTGCGAAACCTCCTATGCTCCGATCTTTACCCAGGAAGAGCATACGGGCTTTTGCGTGGTGCTCCGAGATATTTCGGAACGAAAACAAATCCAGATCGAGCTGCTGGAAAGCGAAGAGCGCTACCGGCTGATGGTAGAAGCGGTCAAGGATTATTCAATCTTTATGTTAGACCCGCAGGGGCACATCATTACCTGGAGTGACGGCGGGGGACTGATCCAGGGATATGCCGAGAGCGAAGTATTGGGAAAACACTTTTCAATATTCTATACGGCCACCGACCTCATTGACAAGAAGCCGGATCGGGAACTTGAAATTGCCAGGCAAACGGGCGCATACCGTGAGGAAGGCTGGCGGGTTAAAAAAGGCGGCTCGCTGTTTTGGGCCAGCGTGGTGCTGACGGCCCTGTTTAATAATCAAAATAAGCTTATTGGGTACTCGAAAGTAACAATGGATCTGACCCGCCGCTTGCAAAATGAGGAAAGCCTGAGGCAAAGCGAGGCCCGCTATCGGTCATTGGTTGAACAGGTGGGCGATTATGGTATTTTCATGCTCGATACCAAAGGCAGGATATGCAGTTGGAATGAAGGGGCAAAGCGTATTAAAGGCTACACTGCCCAGGAGGTGATAGGCAAATATTTTTCAATTTTTTACCCCGAGGAAGACATTCTAAGCGGCAAGCCTGCCCGAGAGCTGCGTATTGCCCGGGCAACAGGCAAATACGAAGAGGAAGGCTGGCGTCTGAGAAAGGACGGCAGCCGCTTTTGGGCCAATATAGTCATTACTGCCGTCTACGACACAGAACGCTTGCTGACAGGCTTTTCAAAGGTCACCAGGGATCTGACCGAACGCAAATTAGCTGAGCAGGGTCTGCAGGAGCGATCCAATGAATATCGTCAGCTTGTGCAGGAATTGATGACGACCAACAACGCATTATCGGCTGTCAACCATGAGCTGGAAGAGTTCACAGCCATCGTTTCCCATGATTTGAAAGAGCCCGTCAGGTCTGTAAAAAGTTATTTATACCTGATCGAACAGCAAATCGCCCAGCAAAAATATGAGGCGATCGGTAGCAGCGTTTTAAAAAGCATCAAAGGCACACAGCGGATGCAGGACCTGATCGATAACCTTTTGCAGTATTCGCAGGTTAGCAAGACAGATTTAAAGCGGGAAAAGCTGGACCTGGATGATGTTGTAGCAGAGGCGCTGCTAAACCTGGACGATGCGATAAGAAAAAGCGGAGCTCAAATCAGTAAAGATATGACAACTCAGGGTTTGTTTGGTGACCGGGTACAACTCGCTCAAATGTTCCAAAACCTACTGGCAAACGCACTTAAATTCACGGATGGGAAAACGCCCGAAGTGTCGATCCGGTCATGGCCAGAAAGCGATGTGCTGCGTATCGTCGTTACGGATAACGGGATAGGGATCGCCGAGCAGCACCTTGAAAAGGTATTTGGCGTTTTCAAGAAGTTGCATTTTGCCAGCAAGTATCCAGGGACTGGTATGGGCCTGGCGATTTGCAAAAAAGTGGTTGAGCGCCATAATGGGAAAATATGGGCAGAATCATCGCCGGGACAAGGGACGAGCTTCCATATAATGATACCAACTAACGAGCCTACCAAAATATGAATAGAGTGAAC
It includes:
- a CDS encoding ligand-binding sensor domain-containing protein, whose amino-acid sequence is MKKLKRLWFVVLLLSSSGRILAQQHPFHFEHLSTREGLSNNLISAICQDQQGFMWFGTADGLNKFDGYQFTAFHFDPNAGNSTLQHTIVTDVHEDRKGRIWVATMGGGLHQVDKRTGKVTAYNQLPGLSYYWNVIFNLFEDQQGILWLGTPLGLLRFDPETKSFKQYPMERVNHIIGQDARGNLLVEVKSRGKLFWFNRPTGVFTPIHIQLPKLTHNPNVWRRAASGRQFALPYQADKPVSPYAFMLDRSGELWIGTEGNGLFRVKVTGDTLTPIAYNPKGLVYQTIYESGIFEDSAGTVWLSSPEGLQQINPKTNELVTHQSDPKQPGSLSSNDVRAVFRDRTGMVWIGTDNGIDQLPAKPKAFHTYPAYLPPTPIRLSEYNFQAVLQDHTGAIWLGSLQKGLYRWEAATGQLEHIRANPKDSKSLSSEGVSTLFEDHAGQVWVSTKEALHRLDRASGTFTRYATQVPAMCMDEDKDGKLWIGGSVGLKGAVGRLDPLTGQWKYYTRDVLQPKSEATLPPNRTLSHFLILDILVSRTGNIWIATAQGLNKLDPATGKFTYYQASRAHSPGTLTDNWTRALYEDEKGMLWIGTNHGGLNRFDPRSEQFSFFTMKDGLPSNQVVSIAPDSLGNLWLGTGHGISRFNPSQRKFRNFDVRDGLPRQ
- a CDS encoding PAS domain-containing sensor histidine kinase; translation: MQITNDIIFEYLSEGVVVLDMSGKIVSCNPAACDITGYREGDLMGKPFHALGNGEGDLFQYQYERDQALQHKKLVVESWKVHQNGTRFWCETSYAPIFTQEEHTGFCVVLRDISERKQIQIELLESEERYRLMVEAVKDYSIFMLDPQGHIITWSDGGGLIQGYAESEVLGKHFSIFYTATDLIDKKPDRELEIARQTGAYREEGWRVKKGGSLFWASVVLTALFNNQNKLIGYSKVTMDLTRRLQNEESLRQSEARYRSLVEQVGDYGIFMLDTKGRICSWNEGAKRIKGYTAQEVIGKYFSIFYPEEDILSGKPARELRIARATGKYEEEGWRLRKDGSRFWANIVITAVYDTERLLTGFSKVTRDLTERKLAEQGLQERSNEYRQLVQELMTTNNALSAVNHELEEFTAIVSHDLKEPVRSVKSYLYLIEQQIAQQKYEAIGSSVLKSIKGTQRMQDLIDNLLQYSQVSKTDLKREKLDLDDVVAEALLNLDDAIRKSGAQISKDMTTQGLFGDRVQLAQMFQNLLANALKFTDGKTPEVSIRSWPESDVLRIVVTDNGIGIAEQHLEKVFGVFKKLHFASKYPGTGMGLAICKKVVERHNGKIWAESSPGQGTSFHIMIPTNEPTKI